One segment of Thermococcus sp. AM4 DNA contains the following:
- a CDS encoding archaeosine biosynthesis radical SAM protein RaSEA → MTYWTSEDNVAGKPGTALFIILPTIGCYRFRIGKACYMCAYPTAAPRVKWSQEAIVDYVKEALEKIRDKKGPFAVRMFTSGSFLDNGELKPETRRKIFELLAEMDNVEEIVIESRSELVRYDAVKELAEIVPDKHFEVAIGLETANDDVADVSINKGNTFEDFVRASEITRKAGAKVKTYLLLKPIFLSERTAIEDVKESIIRAEPYTDTFSINITDIQKRTLYERLWEKNEYRPPWLWSAVEVLIWAKKKFPNKRILSDPVGAGSKRGPHNCLTDYDRVIGRAIKKFSATQDLKYIENLKPECRERWSYIVENGLLDWQLVTW, encoded by the coding sequence ATGACCTACTGGACGAGCGAGGACAACGTCGCTGGCAAACCGGGAACGGCGCTCTTCATAATCCTGCCCACGATAGGTTGCTACCGGTTCAGAATAGGGAAGGCCTGCTACATGTGCGCCTATCCAACGGCCGCGCCGAGGGTGAAGTGGAGTCAGGAAGCGATAGTTGACTACGTGAAGGAAGCGCTGGAGAAAATCAGAGATAAAAAAGGTCCTTTCGCGGTGAGAATGTTCACATCGGGTTCTTTCCTCGACAACGGTGAGCTCAAACCGGAAACGAGGAGAAAAATCTTTGAGCTCTTAGCCGAGATGGACAACGTTGAGGAAATCGTCATCGAGAGCAGGAGTGAGCTGGTTCGCTACGACGCGGTTAAAGAGCTGGCCGAGATAGTCCCGGACAAGCACTTCGAGGTTGCCATAGGGCTGGAAACGGCCAACGACGACGTCGCCGACGTCTCGATAAACAAGGGCAACACCTTCGAGGACTTCGTGAGGGCCTCAGAGATAACGAGAAAGGCCGGAGCGAAGGTCAAAACCTACCTCCTGCTGAAGCCGATTTTCCTGAGCGAGAGAACGGCCATCGAGGACGTCAAGGAGAGCATAATCAGGGCCGAGCCCTACACCGACACCTTCTCGATAAACATCACGGACATTCAGAAGAGGACCCTCTACGAGAGGCTCTGGGAGAAGAACGAGTACCGCCCGCCGTGGCTCTGGAGCGCGGTCGAGGTTCTAATCTGGGCGAAGAAAAAGTTTCCGAACAAGAGAATCCTGAGCGATCCCGTTGGAGCGGGCTCGAAGAGAGGCCCCCACAACTGCCTGACAGACTACGACAGGGTTATCGGCAGGGCGATAAAGAAGTTCTCGGCGACGCAGGATTTGAAATACATCGAAAACCTCAAGCCGGAGTGCAGGGAGCGGTGGAGCTACATCGTCGAGAACGGTTTACTTGACTGGCAGTTGGTTACCTGGTGA
- a CDS encoding AbrB/MazE/SpoVT family DNA-binding domain-containing protein → MEVMVKRLDSQGRLLIPREIREKLGDEVIIVDLGDRVELLPRKRVDLKKFFDSVEIDELKEWEELKKELWME, encoded by the coding sequence ATGGAAGTAATGGTAAAACGCCTCGACTCCCAAGGCAGACTTCTCATTCCCCGTGAGATTAGGGAGAAGCTTGGCGACGAAGTCATAATAGTTGACCTTGGAGACAGGGTGGAGCTCCTTCCGAGGAAAAGGGTGGACCTGAAGAAGTTCTTCGACAGCGTTGAGATTGATGAGCTGAAGGAGTGGGAGGAGCTCAAGAAGGAGCTGTGGATGGAATGA
- a CDS encoding type II toxin-antitoxin system VapC family toxin, which produces MRFIDANVFIYAFLRPKREPSENVKEIKERAKAILTRVSDGERVVTTVVHLSEVANVVESRGGKKKAVEVILAVLTGENIEVLPVSPSDYLKATLIAEEKNLGVNDALAYVNDERARHRRDLYIR; this is translated from the coding sequence ATGAGGTTTATTGATGCCAACGTCTTCATATACGCGTTTCTAAGGCCGAAGAGGGAGCCTTCGGAGAACGTTAAGGAAATCAAGGAGCGGGCCAAGGCAATACTCACAAGGGTGAGTGATGGCGAGCGTGTTGTAACTACGGTCGTCCATCTGAGCGAGGTGGCCAACGTCGTTGAAAGTAGGGGAGGAAAGAAGAAGGCCGTTGAGGTCATTCTGGCGGTTTTAACGGGTGAGAACATTGAAGTTCTTCCGGTCTCTCCCAGTGATTACTTGAAGGCAACTCTCATAGCCGAGGAGAAAAACCTCGGCGTGAACGACGCTTTGGCCTACGTTAATGATGAAAGAGCTCGACATAGGAGAGATTTATACATTCGATAG
- a CDS encoding type II toxin-antitoxin system VapC family toxin: MMSLFLDSNVFIENFRGNSVAEQLVEKLFTGRYSLFINDVVYNEVLFMYLKHRTGKGYWGLKKHPELVKKAGNEFVDFILPLLAFPKFLDTTNEIIVEALTIVTTYGLLPSDALILATAKYYGLDGIVSLDSDLLTVAPREGLLAISKVEDLEV; encoded by the coding sequence ATGATGAGCTTGTTCCTTGATAGCAACGTGTTTATTGAGAACTTTCGTGGGAATAGTGTAGCCGAACAACTTGTCGAGAAGCTGTTCACGGGGAGATACTCCCTGTTTATAAACGACGTAGTTTACAATGAAGTTCTTTTTATGTATCTCAAGCACAGAACAGGTAAGGGATACTGGGGCTTAAAAAAGCATCCAGAGCTTGTTAAAAAGGCCGGCAATGAGTTTGTCGACTTTATATTGCCCCTTCTCGCGTTTCCGAAATTCCTGGATACAACGAATGAGATAATAGTTGAGGCGCTTACAATTGTCACCACCTATGGTCTCCTTCCAAGCGACGCTCTAATCCTTGCAACCGCCAAATACTACGGCCTCGACGGAATAGTGAGCCTTGATTCTGATCTGCTTACCGTTGCACCACGGGAAGGTCTTTTAGCGATTTCAAAAGTTGAGGACTTGGAGGTGTAG
- the surE gene encoding 5'/3'-nucleotidase SurE, with amino-acid sequence MRILLTNDDGIYSNGLRSAVKALSELGEVYVVAPLFQRSASGRAMTLHRPIRAKRLDVPGAKVAYGIDGTPTDCVIFALARFGGFDLAVSGINLGENLSTEITVSGTASAAIEASTHGIPSIAISLEVEWKKTLGEGEGVDFSVSAHFLRRIAGAVLERSLPEGVDMLNVNVPSDATEETGIAITRLARKRYSPTVEERIDPKGNPYYWIVGKLVQDFEPGTDAYALKVERKVSITPINIDMTARVEFGKLKELFLTPSG; translated from the coding sequence TTGAGAATCCTCCTCACCAACGATGATGGAATCTACTCCAATGGACTTCGTTCGGCGGTGAAAGCCCTTAGTGAGCTCGGCGAGGTCTACGTCGTTGCCCCCCTCTTCCAGAGGAGCGCGAGCGGTAGGGCCATGACGCTCCACAGGCCGATAAGGGCCAAGCGCCTCGATGTTCCCGGCGCGAAAGTGGCTTACGGAATAGACGGGACTCCAACGGATTGCGTGATTTTCGCTTTGGCTCGCTTCGGTGGCTTCGATTTAGCGGTCAGCGGGATTAACCTCGGCGAGAACCTGAGCACGGAGATAACAGTCTCAGGGACGGCCTCAGCAGCGATAGAGGCCTCAACTCACGGGATTCCGAGCATAGCGATTAGCCTCGAGGTGGAGTGGAAGAAAACCCTCGGCGAGGGTGAAGGGGTTGACTTCTCGGTCTCAGCGCACTTCCTCAGGAGAATAGCCGGTGCTGTCCTCGAGAGGAGCCTTCCGGAGGGCGTTGACATGCTCAACGTCAACGTTCCGAGCGACGCGACGGAGGAGACGGGGATAGCAATCACCAGACTCGCGAGAAAGCGCTACTCTCCGACGGTCGAAGAGCGCATTGACCCTAAGGGCAATCCCTACTACTGGATTGTCGGCAAACTTGTCCAAGACTTCGAGCCGGGGACAGATGCCTACGCCCTGAAGGTCGAGCGAAAGGTCAGCATCACGCCGATAAACATCGACATGACGGCGAGGGTGGAGTTTGGGAAATTAAAGGAGCTGTTCTTAACTCCCTCTGGATAG
- a CDS encoding glucodextranase DOMON-like domain-containing protein encodes MKRLATIIAAFVLFSVFGFAMASATTVAVDLSHGENAKYLVDPVVDKNNQSHILAPSIVEGVGDMQWAYFGSPDMFPNNTKIKNLGDTITPEALKDVDILILGQPTSPFTPDEIQAIRDWFAQGGKVLWVAADSDYGSGVQAQDIADSLLEQLGYGNLRVDLCSVEDPSSNAGAGYRVVGHVNPDPDTPFRGMLTEGFLHGGKVLYHGPGVVAWVDENGTWHPLNETSKPPLTYRIVVTSENGTIVENNDPMANAYLAGDTGVFTLLAAQIVPLNGTQSLLIVSGESPYGDYEPTWSPLYHGVALDGPQFVSNILHWAAVVAKYGAPEKVFSISDPVGDDHGPGTYTYPTDPVFNKTGLFDLTGVDILKAGDKYIFSFHFKNLGGNPWNGPNGFSLQIIEAYFDFKDGGNTSAIKMADNGPGSNVNLDPNHPWDLAFRVYGWGKALVLPNGTVLDDIDVFADQGQNTINVVVPAKYFGDGLKVEGIKFPRLAVLVGSQDGYGVDQWRDVQVNASQWRIGGGDADAIIAGVAPRVMDLLVPDWFSPSQEEQLSSYNASAGKRATVDMIPVVPTGYLTITSDPVNATVTIDGTVVGKTPIEKLELPAGLHNVVLKLDGYKDEEFSVSIQAGKTLEVPVTLSKLTGMLTIITDPSGAEVYIDGKKVGETPLEQYVLPIGTHKVVIKKDGYKEESFDVSIQANKELKFTYTLSPIQTTTTTTTTTTTTTTTTTTSTTESTTTTTTTTTTGGGKGFCGPAAIVGLAIIPLLLRRRK; translated from the coding sequence ATGAAGCGGCTAGCAACCATCATAGCGGCTTTCGTGTTGTTTAGCGTTTTCGGATTTGCCATGGCCAGCGCTACCACCGTTGCAGTGGACTTAAGTCACGGTGAGAATGCCAAGTATCTAGTTGACCCAGTCGTTGACAAGAACAATCAGAGCCACATTCTCGCGCCTTCAATCGTTGAAGGCGTCGGAGACATGCAGTGGGCCTACTTCGGAAGCCCCGACATGTTCCCCAACAACACCAAGATCAAGAACCTTGGAGACACCATAACCCCAGAGGCTCTCAAGGACGTTGACATACTCATCCTCGGCCAGCCAACAAGCCCATTCACACCCGATGAGATACAGGCCATCAGGGACTGGTTCGCCCAGGGCGGCAAAGTCCTCTGGGTAGCAGCTGACAGCGACTACGGAAGCGGCGTCCAGGCCCAGGACATAGCGGACAGCCTCCTCGAGCAGCTCGGATACGGAAACCTTAGAGTCGACCTCTGTTCAGTTGAAGACCCGAGCAGCAACGCCGGCGCAGGATACCGTGTTGTTGGTCACGTTAACCCCGATCCTGACACACCCTTCAGGGGAATGCTCACCGAGGGCTTCCTCCACGGTGGAAAGGTCCTCTACCACGGTCCTGGTGTTGTTGCCTGGGTTGACGAGAACGGAACCTGGCACCCGCTCAACGAGACCTCAAAGCCGCCACTCACCTACAGGATTGTGGTGACCAGCGAGAACGGTACGATCGTCGAGAACAACGACCCAATGGCCAACGCTTACCTCGCCGGTGACACTGGAGTGTTTACCCTTCTCGCGGCCCAGATCGTCCCGCTCAACGGTACCCAGAGCCTGCTCATCGTCAGCGGCGAGAGCCCGTACGGTGATTATGAGCCAACCTGGAGCCCGCTTTACCACGGGGTCGCGCTTGACGGTCCACAGTTCGTCAGCAACATACTCCACTGGGCGGCGGTAGTCGCCAAGTACGGTGCGCCCGAGAAGGTGTTCTCGATCTCGGATCCCGTTGGTGACGACCACGGTCCGGGAACCTACACATATCCAACCGACCCCGTCTTCAACAAGACCGGACTCTTCGACCTTACCGGTGTGGACATCCTCAAGGCCGGTGACAAGTACATATTCAGCTTCCACTTCAAGAACCTCGGAGGCAACCCGTGGAACGGACCGAACGGCTTCAGCCTGCAGATAATCGAAGCCTACTTCGACTTCAAGGACGGAGGCAACACCTCAGCAATAAAGATGGCCGACAATGGACCCGGAAGCAACGTTAACCTCGACCCGAACCACCCGTGGGACCTCGCCTTCAGGGTTTACGGATGGGGCAAGGCCCTCGTTCTTCCGAACGGAACCGTTCTTGACGACATCGACGTGTTCGCCGACCAGGGCCAGAACACCATCAACGTTGTCGTTCCGGCCAAGTACTTCGGCGACGGCCTCAAGGTTGAGGGCATCAAGTTCCCGAGGCTTGCCGTTCTCGTTGGCAGCCAGGACGGTTACGGTGTTGACCAGTGGCGTGATGTTCAGGTTAACGCTTCCCAGTGGAGGATTGGTGGTGGTGACGCTGACGCTATTATAGCTGGCGTTGCCCCGCGCGTCATGGACCTCCTCGTCCCAGACTGGTTCTCCCCAAGCCAGGAGGAGCAGCTCAGCAGCTACAACGCCAGCGCAGGAAAGAGGGCCACCGTTGACATGATCCCGGTCGTTCCAACCGGCTACCTCACGATAACCAGCGATCCGGTTAACGCCACCGTTACCATCGACGGAACCGTCGTCGGAAAGACCCCCATAGAGAAGCTTGAACTCCCGGCCGGACTTCACAACGTCGTCCTCAAGCTCGACGGCTACAAGGATGAGGAGTTCAGCGTCTCAATCCAGGCCGGAAAGACCCTCGAGGTTCCGGTGACCCTCTCAAAGCTCACCGGAATGCTTACCATAATCACCGACCCGAGCGGCGCCGAGGTCTACATCGACGGCAAGAAGGTTGGAGAGACCCCGCTCGAGCAGTACGTCCTTCCGATCGGAACCCACAAGGTCGTGATCAAGAAGGACGGCTACAAGGAGGAGAGCTTTGACGTCTCCATCCAGGCCAACAAGGAGCTGAAGTTCACCTACACCCTCAGCCCGATTCAGACAACTACTACCACGACCACTACCACGACCACCACAACAACTACAACTACCACCAGCACCACCGAGTCCACAACGACTACCACTACCACGACCACTACCGGTGGTGGCAAGGGCTTCTGCGGTCCGGCCGCCATAGTCGGCCTCGCAATAATCCCGCTCCTCCTCAGGAGGAGGAAGTGA
- a CDS encoding tRNA (guanine(10)-N(2))-dimethyltransferase produces MELVEIREGLARVLVPKAERIYDAPVFYNPVMALNRDISVLVVKALSPGRVLDALSATGIRGLRYSLETSAREVWMNDINEEAFRLILKNLELNFGLTPEVMEGMAELKLPEKRLFVTLGDANRIMSENFRYFDFIDLDPFGSPVEFLDSALRSVKRRGFLGVTATDTGVLCGAYRRACLRKYLAEPIRGELCHEAGLRILIGTIVRYAAKYDLGVEVLLAYYRDHYFRVFLRLKSGAKKADESVDLLGYLWQDERGEFRYERGFLPGNEGAYGPMWLGSLKNGAFIEELLRLAKTSEESISHRKTLQFLSLLAEELDVPFHYDTHALARRNGLEVMKVTSVIERLRSLGFEATRTHFSPTAIKTNAPFEVVLRSMAK; encoded by the coding sequence ATGGAGCTTGTGGAGATCAGAGAGGGACTCGCGAGGGTACTGGTTCCGAAGGCGGAGAGAATATACGACGCGCCGGTTTTCTACAATCCCGTGATGGCGCTCAACAGGGACATCAGCGTTCTGGTCGTGAAGGCTCTCTCTCCCGGGCGCGTTCTCGATGCGCTCTCGGCAACAGGAATCAGGGGTCTCAGATACTCCCTTGAAACGTCCGCGAGAGAAGTCTGGATGAACGATATTAACGAAGAAGCCTTCCGCCTGATCCTCAAGAACCTTGAACTTAACTTTGGATTGACACCCGAGGTCATGGAGGGTATGGCAGAGCTCAAGCTGCCGGAAAAACGTCTCTTTGTAACCCTTGGCGATGCAAATAGGATCATGTCCGAGAACTTCAGGTACTTCGACTTTATAGACCTGGATCCGTTCGGATCGCCCGTGGAATTCCTTGATTCGGCCCTCCGCTCCGTGAAGAGAAGGGGCTTTCTCGGTGTCACGGCGACCGATACAGGGGTTCTCTGCGGGGCCTACCGGAGGGCATGTCTGAGAAAATACCTCGCCGAGCCAATTCGCGGCGAGCTCTGCCACGAAGCGGGCCTCAGGATCCTGATAGGCACAATCGTCAGGTATGCGGCCAAATACGATCTCGGTGTTGAGGTTCTGCTTGCCTATTACAGGGACCACTACTTCCGGGTATTTCTGCGGCTTAAGAGCGGGGCAAAAAAGGCCGATGAGAGCGTTGACCTACTGGGCTACCTCTGGCAGGATGAGCGGGGGGAGTTCAGATACGAGAGGGGATTCCTCCCCGGAAATGAGGGAGCGTACGGGCCGATGTGGCTCGGATCGCTTAAGAACGGGGCGTTCATCGAGGAACTCCTGAGACTCGCCAAGACCTCCGAGGAGTCTATATCCCACAGAAAAACCCTCCAATTCCTATCACTTCTGGCTGAGGAGCTCGACGTGCCGTTTCATTACGACACCCACGCGCTTGCGAGGAGAAACGGCCTTGAGGTTATGAAGGTTACGAGTGTTATCGAGAGGCTCCGCTCCCTTGGTTTTGAGGCAACGAGAACGCACTTTTCCCCGACAGCCATAAAGACGAACGCGCCCTTCGAGGTCGTGCTCCGGAGCATGGCAAAGTGA
- a CDS encoding 50S ribosomal protein L35ae, which yields MSTRKALILAYAGSHEHRHNHHMILKPIGVEDRAGASALIGRKVVWRTPTGRKIFGKILRAHGNRGEVKAYFKPGLPGQALGDYVEIL from the coding sequence ATGAGCACGAGGAAGGCTCTGATCCTCGCCTACGCCGGTTCCCACGAGCACAGGCACAACCACCACATGATTCTCAAGCCGATCGGCGTCGAAGACAGGGCCGGGGCGAGCGCCCTCATCGGCAGGAAGGTCGTGTGGAGAACTCCAACAGGCAGGAAAATTTTCGGAAAGATTCTCAGGGCCCACGGCAACCGTGGGGAGGTCAAGGCCTACTTCAAGCCCGGCCTCCCGGGCCAGGCCCTCGGTGATTACGTCGAAATCCTTTAA
- a CDS encoding metallophosphoesterase, translated as MLGFLRKRKLRKLRQKSKETLVMHIGDTPERVYPFLESLIEEFRPDVVIHTGDLVDNVKLERRPDLKPTYEAGLRKLARILKGSGARLYIVPGNEDDPELLRRFFGENLIEPGSVVEIGGKTFALGHCWRDVAGKAADFKLYGHNFKVIPKGLNAILGVNFIFLPSGRVVKVDYPVGTDTARGYKLRRGL; from the coding sequence ATGCTCGGCTTCCTGAGGAAGAGAAAGCTCAGAAAACTCAGGCAAAAGAGTAAAGAAACCCTCGTCATGCACATAGGGGACACGCCGGAGCGCGTTTACCCCTTTCTTGAAAGTCTCATCGAGGAGTTTCGGCCGGACGTTGTTATCCACACCGGGGACCTGGTCGACAACGTCAAGCTCGAACGGAGGCCCGACTTAAAACCGACCTATGAAGCCGGTCTGCGAAAGCTCGCGCGAATCCTCAAAGGTTCCGGCGCGAGGCTCTACATAGTTCCGGGCAACGAGGACGACCCGGAACTCTTACGGCGGTTCTTCGGGGAGAACTTGATTGAGCCGGGAAGCGTCGTCGAGATTGGCGGGAAGACCTTCGCCCTCGGCCACTGCTGGAGGGACGTTGCCGGTAAAGCTGCCGATTTCAAGCTCTACGGCCACAATTTCAAGGTCATTCCGAAGGGTTTGAACGCGATTCTCGGCGTCAACTTCATCTTCCTGCCGAGCGGGAGGGTCGTGAAGGTGGACTACCCCGTGGGAACCGACACCGCTCGCGGTTACAAGCTCAGGAGGGGATTGTGA
- a CDS encoding RsmB/NOP family class I SAM-dependent RNA methyltransferase, with protein sequence MLEKLFSLGYSKTFAERYYELWGERALAIAEAMEKPLPRCFRVNTLRIEVPKLTKLLNKKGFQFRRVPWAREGFCLTREPFSITSTPEYLSGLLYIQEASSMYPPVALEPKPGETVADMASAPGGKTSYLAQLMENEGIIYAFDVGEDRLKETRLNLSRLGVTNTVLFHRSSLYIDELGVEFDKILLDAPCTGSGTIHKNPERKANRTMEDVKFCQNLQMKMLEKALSVLRKGGILVYSTCSLEPEENEFVIQWVLDNFDVELLPLRYGEPALTKPFGIELSEEIKKARRFYPDKHGTSGFFVAKLRKL encoded by the coding sequence ATGCTCGAAAAGCTCTTTAGCCTCGGCTACTCTAAGACATTCGCGGAGCGCTATTACGAGCTCTGGGGCGAGAGGGCCTTAGCTATTGCCGAGGCGATGGAGAAGCCCCTGCCGAGGTGCTTCCGCGTAAACACGCTCAGGATAGAGGTTCCAAAGCTCACCAAGCTCCTCAACAAGAAGGGCTTCCAGTTCAGGCGCGTCCCCTGGGCGAGGGAAGGTTTCTGCCTCACGCGCGAGCCGTTCTCGATTACCTCCACGCCTGAGTATCTGAGCGGTCTCCTCTACATTCAGGAGGCCAGTTCGATGTATCCGCCCGTTGCCCTCGAACCAAAGCCCGGTGAAACCGTTGCGGACATGGCTTCCGCCCCGGGCGGAAAGACAAGCTATCTGGCCCAGCTAATGGAAAACGAGGGCATTATCTACGCCTTCGACGTCGGCGAGGACAGATTAAAGGAGACCCGGCTCAACCTCTCGCGCCTTGGCGTTACGAACACCGTCCTCTTCCACCGCTCTTCGCTCTACATAGATGAACTCGGCGTTGAGTTCGATAAAATCCTCCTCGATGCCCCCTGCACCGGCTCTGGAACCATACACAAGAACCCCGAGCGGAAAGCTAACAGAACTATGGAGGACGTCAAATTCTGCCAGAACCTCCAGATGAAGATGCTTGAGAAGGCCTTAAGCGTCCTCAGGAAGGGCGGAATCCTTGTCTACTCCACCTGCTCCCTCGAGCCCGAGGAGAACGAGTTCGTAATCCAGTGGGTTCTTGATAACTTCGACGTTGAACTGCTGCCCCTCCGCTACGGTGAGCCCGCTTTGACTAAACCCTTCGGAATCGAGCTGAGCGAGGAAATAAAGAAGGCGAGGCGCTTCTATCCTGACAAACACGGAACGAGCGGCTTCTTCGTTGCGAAGCTCAGGAAGCTTTAG
- a CDS encoding elongation factor EF-2, producing MGRREEMIAKIKELMTQPERIRNMGIAAHIDHGKTTLSDNLLAGAGMISEELAGKQLVLDFDEQEQARGITINAANVSMVHNYEGQDYLINLIDTPGHVDFGGDVTRAMRAIDGAIIVVDAVEGVMPQTETVLRQALREYVKPVLFINKVDRLIKELKLGPNEILQRFAKIITDVNRLIKRYAPEEFKSQWMVKVEDGSVAFGSAYYNWALSVPFMKKTGVSFKDIVELTNKGDLKGLRQKAPLHVVVLDMVVRHLPNPLEAQKYRIPHLWRGDINSDVGQAMLKCDPKGKMVMVVTKIILDKHAGEVATGRVWSGTVKTGQEVYLINSKRKARIQQVGIYMGPERINMEAVPAGNIVAVTGLRDAMAGETVSVEKIEPFEALHYTSEPVVTVAIEAKNVKDLPKLIEALRQLAKEDPTLHVKIDEETGQHLLSGMGELHLEVKLYRLKTEWKLDVDVSPPIVVYRESVTKKSPIVEGKSPNKHNRFYITVEPMPDEIYEAIREGIIPEGRPKNPKEVAKKLAELGMDYELAKGIVDVYNGNMFFDNTKGIQYLNEVMDLLVDGFHMAMDEGPLAKEPVMKVIVRLHDAKIHEDNVHRGPAQIYPAIRTAIHCAMMKAGPVLYEPYQKVIINIPYEYMGAVSRELNQRRGQLIDMRQEGEVMIIIGEAPVAEMFGFAGAIRGATSGKALWTTEHAGFKRVPNELAQQIIRQIRQRKGLDPNPPTEKDVCPQQ from the coding sequence ATGGGAAGAAGGGAAGAGATGATTGCGAAGATTAAGGAGTTGATGACCCAGCCTGAGAGAATCAGGAACATGGGTATCGCCGCTCACATTGACCACGGTAAGACGACTTTGAGCGATAACCTGCTCGCCGGAGCAGGAATGATCAGCGAAGAGCTCGCCGGAAAGCAGCTCGTCCTTGACTTCGACGAGCAGGAGCAGGCGAGGGGTATTACGATCAACGCGGCCAACGTTTCGATGGTCCACAACTACGAGGGCCAGGACTACCTCATCAACCTCATCGACACCCCGGGTCACGTTGACTTCGGTGGTGACGTTACCAGGGCCATGCGTGCCATCGACGGTGCGATTATAGTTGTGGACGCCGTTGAGGGAGTTATGCCCCAGACCGAGACCGTCCTCAGGCAGGCTCTCAGGGAGTACGTCAAGCCGGTTCTCTTCATCAACAAGGTTGACCGTCTCATCAAGGAGCTCAAGCTCGGCCCGAACGAGATACTCCAGAGGTTCGCGAAGATAATCACCGACGTCAACAGGCTCATCAAGCGCTACGCCCCCGAGGAGTTCAAGAGCCAGTGGATGGTCAAAGTTGAAGACGGTAGCGTCGCCTTCGGTTCGGCCTACTACAACTGGGCCCTCAGCGTCCCGTTCATGAAGAAGACCGGCGTTTCCTTCAAGGACATCGTCGAGCTCACCAACAAGGGCGACCTCAAGGGGCTCCGCCAGAAGGCCCCGCTTCACGTCGTCGTCCTCGATATGGTCGTCAGGCACCTCCCGAACCCGCTTGAGGCCCAGAAGTACAGGATCCCGCACCTCTGGAGGGGAGACATAAACAGCGACGTCGGCCAGGCCATGCTCAAGTGTGACCCGAAGGGTAAGATGGTCATGGTCGTCACCAAGATCATCCTCGACAAGCACGCCGGTGAGGTTGCTACCGGCCGCGTCTGGAGCGGTACCGTCAAGACCGGTCAGGAGGTCTACCTCATCAACAGCAAGAGGAAGGCCAGAATCCAGCAGGTCGGTATCTACATGGGTCCCGAGAGGATCAACATGGAAGCAGTTCCCGCTGGAAACATCGTCGCCGTCACAGGACTGCGCGATGCGATGGCCGGTGAGACGGTCTCAGTTGAGAAGATCGAGCCCTTCGAGGCTCTCCACTACACCAGCGAGCCCGTCGTTACCGTGGCCATAGAGGCCAAGAACGTTAAGGACCTGCCCAAGCTCATCGAGGCTCTGAGACAGCTCGCCAAGGAGGACCCGACCCTTCACGTCAAGATCGACGAGGAGACCGGCCAGCACCTCCTCAGCGGTATGGGTGAGCTCCACCTCGAGGTAAAGCTCTACAGGCTCAAGACCGAGTGGAAGCTCGACGTTGACGTTTCACCGCCGATCGTCGTCTACCGCGAGAGCGTAACCAAGAAGAGCCCGATCGTCGAAGGAAAGTCCCCGAACAAGCACAACAGGTTCTACATCACCGTCGAGCCGATGCCCGACGAGATTTACGAGGCAATAAGGGAGGGCATAATCCCCGAGGGCAGGCCCAAGAACCCGAAGGAGGTCGCCAAGAAGTTGGCGGAGCTCGGCATGGACTACGAGCTTGCCAAGGGCATCGTCGACGTCTACAACGGCAACATGTTCTTCGACAACACCAAGGGTATCCAGTACCTCAACGAGGTCATGGACCTCCTGGTTGACGGTTTCCACATGGCGATGGACGAGGGACCACTGGCTAAAGAGCCCGTCATGAAGGTCATCGTCAGGCTCCACGACGCCAAGATCCATGAGGACAACGTCCACCGCGGTCCGGCCCAGATCTACCCGGCCATCAGGACGGCCATCCACTGCGCCATGATGAAGGCTGGTCCGGTCCTCTACGAGCCCTACCAGAAGGTCATCATCAACATACCCTACGAGTACATGGGTGCCGTCAGCAGGGAGCTCAACCAGAGGCGCGGTCAGCTCATCGACATGAGGCAGGAGGGCGAGGTCATGATCATAATCGGCGAGGCCCCGGTTGCCGAGATGTTCGGGTTCGCCGGAGCCATCCGTGGAGCCACCAGCGGAAAGGCCCTCTGGACAACCGAGCACGCGGGCTTCAAGAGGGTTCCGAACGAGCTCGCCCAGCAGATAATCAGGCAGATACGCCAGAGGAAGGGCCTCGACCCGAACCCGCCGACCGAGAAGGACGTCTGCCCGCAGCAGTGA